Part of the Vigna unguiculata cultivar IT97K-499-35 chromosome 3, ASM411807v1, whole genome shotgun sequence genome, TCGTATCTGTTCATCTCAAAATTGGTCACAGCGCTTGCACCTCTGAACTTTATGGCTGCAATATCATATGCCTCAGCTGCTTCCTCTTCAGTCGCTGCAACAACGCAACAACAAAAACTATTCAACTTCCAgcacaacaaaaacaaacattaCACAACACGTAAGTAACAAGACCAATGATTAACATTGTTAGCATTACTCTGGACTACCATGAATGAAGACTttgaaaacttaattttttaacatgataTTATGTCACGGGCTCAAACTATACGATCCGTGTGTTTGGAAACACAGTAGAAACGTGAAAAACACAGTGAATTCGTGATGCCAAACACCCTAGATATCATTTGTGAAACATGATATTTAACCATAATCCATTAAACCTTTCCAATCACAGTGTTGAAACAAGATATAGGGTATAAACTTGCCAAATGTTCCCAGATATAGATCCTTGTTTCCCGCAACTCGGCCGATTCTTGCTTGCCATCTACCTTGTTGATGATGCCTGAAAGTTCAAAAAAGTAAAAGCATAAGAGAAATAGGGAATATAATAACAACATCAATAGTGTcagaattgtttattttaatgcaTGAACCTCGTAACACCCCTGTATGCAGAAGCTCCCCTTGAAAATCCACTACTTTTCCTGCAAGGAAACCGGTGCAATTTTAATTCCAGGATAGAAATAATGTGCTAAATATGTTTAACTGGGAAGAGTGCGCAAACCTTCGCAGTGATGCAATGAATTCTTGCTTTCCTGCATGTTTCATCTCCTCCAATTCCTTTGTATAATTGGAAATCTGAGACATCAGACAATAAAAATACCATGCTAAGCGCTAAAGATCCAAAATACAATTCCTATTTCTACATTTCAAGTGTCACCAATATAAATCTATAAAGTTCTATATTTGAAACATATAATACAAAAACCAAGTGTTtgacaataataatattcatgCTAAATCATTGCGCTGAGGTTCCTGCAAGATTCTACTTATTGTTGACCACTTCAACTTTGCTGAGACCCTTCATTTACGTAGATCATTAgcctccaatttttttatactacCTGATGCATGTTTCTCTGAAACCAGGATGACCAAGTTTGATTTTAACTAGTATCAAGTGAGCACAATACACGAACTTCGAGTGTGAACTAAAAGCATTCCTCAGCAGAATTTCCCTCACTCTTTTAGCCCCGTTTCAATACTTTTAACTCAACTATATACGTACGATTTCATGCATACAACTAACAGAGATCTGAACAGAATATTATTAGAAGTGACTATTACAGGAAAGTTGGTGGTTGCTGTTGGTCCCCAGTACTTGATAGCTGCTAAATCATACGCTCTCGCAGCCTTTTCTTCCTTGTCATATCCACCTAATAACTCATACAATTTTACAAACACAACAATTTATCATCTCTTATACagtattaagtttaaaataagtTGGGAAATGACCAAGGATAAAAATTTCTTACCCAAGTACACTGTAGGAACAGTCAAAGGACGTGCGACACAGTGATGAAGTGCGCGATGCCACCACATTCCATGCAAAGAAACAGCGATGAAAAAGccatgaaaaatcaaatttaacctTACGGAGTGGTCAAAATATTCAggtaaaaactatttttcttagCAAAAATGTAAACGACCAAAGGAAAAGTGATGAAATGCATGCAATGGCGCCTGCACGCAagttactttaatttttttttaccctctttttctcacttttctttgGTTCCCCATTCTAGCCAAAAGATAATACACGAGACGCCATCCATCTGCGATGCCCGTCTTTTCTAATAGCAGACAGACACCGAAGGACCCCATCAAGGTTTAATAGTAGCAAAAAGTTATAAGAACCGATTGATgtgaattttcaaaattttgactaCACAAAAGCTTAATAATCCACTAGAGCCAAATAAAACCAGGCCAAAAGGAAATGTCAAATTGCCTATTCTAATGAGGAGACAAAATgcctttaatttaatttcccttttcttgcaaaaagtgattatttattataagataTGAACAGTTATACATGTAATTTGTGACTGCAAAAACATCCAAGGATCTGATAAATCCCGTGAATTTGTTTCAGAATCTAGACGACATTATTATTTGCGGGCCCAGACACTGTAAAAAAAACCCTTTCAGCCAACATGGGACTCCCCCCACATTCATGTAAGTGCAAATTTCAATACAGTGAGCGAGAAATGATGTTGTGGTCAAACCCAGCTTTCCTGGCGAATTGAAAGCAAAAGTAAAAGTTAAAGCCAAACTCTCACATTTGGACGCGCCTCTTCCAAACTTCCACTACGGAACACAAACAATGCTTAATTGTTTTAAAGTCTGAATGTATTGTAGCAATTTTAACGTAAGTAAACGAATTTAAAGTTTCAACATACATTTTACTAGTACAAagttaatttatcaaaatcaaattttaaacaaatatgaaAGCAGAGGCATTTTCGCAAACAGGTCCCAAACAGGAGAGAGATTAACCATGAAAAATGGCGGCACATTGGATCAAATCAACTGAGAGAAATTGCAGACCCCACCCCACCCACAGTGACAAAACGGCGGCACATCGCATCAGAGTAAATCTCACGCTTTATTTTTAGAACAGAAAAAAATGTACaggaaaaaaattactaaaaaagaaatagaaatttccattctattttgaaaatttgaaccAAAAAGACGCAATTAAGAAATGCTTAGTACATGTGTACACATAATAAGCATTAATTTAACTGCACTTTCAAATGCATGCAACCCTCTTTTTCTGCAGTAGAGTCAGTTTCCCTATTTATTTCCTTTTGGATTGCTCCTATTTTCAAagttcatgataaattaaaatacatttaacaaaaaaaataaagataaattgaaaacaatggAAATGAAGAGATAATATAATAGAGAGAGAAGAACCTTGACGCCCCTTCCTGGCCTGACCCTCTCGTCTACAGCTGTTATCCCATAGATGCGCTTCATATCTACCCGTCCATCGGTGTCTGCAGTGAACATtcccaaaaatacaaattaataacaGTAATACAAAAGGCTCTTCAAAACATGCCAATTTCATCACGCCCTTGACCAATTTTCAGTAAATGACAACTGAACCCTCAACTAGCCACACTGGTTCATTAATTTAACACACAAAAGGAACTTAACAATGATAGAATAAtcacaataatgataataaaataacaccataaaaaagaaattgaagggTTGATGATGGTGGGTGGTGTTTTACTACCTTGTGACCCCTCTGTATATTGAAGTTCTCTGGCCAATGGTCTGAGAAACCTTCTTAGGTGTAGCAAACTCCACCGCAATGATGGCTTTCTCATGTGCAGCAGCATCACATAAAGACAAAGCTCCTTTGCTAGACTCTCCTGAGTGGGCACCTAACTCAGCTGGTGCAACCCGAGTGGTCTTGTCTGAGGCTGAGTCATCCAACTCGGGGCTCGAGTTGGTACCTGAGAATGGTTGAAACCCTGGAATGGCGTTCAGATCTTGCTGGTCGCCGAAGTAAACAGCGGCAGAGCCATGGTCGTAAATTTGGGTCAGCGAAGAATCGTCTTGTTGAGTCTCCGTTTGGTTCTCCAAAAAATCCTCCACTTTCGGCACCACGAGTGGCTGGTTTTCACTCTCAGAATCCATTAATCCCTTGGAATTTGTCCACCCTGCAAAAAATAAATCccagtaaaaaatataataatcatacacatatatatacgtACACAAGGAAGAACAAGCTTGCTACTCTGAATGTTGAAAAGATTGTGGTTGTGAATTACGAAGTGAGAAACGAAATTGAAGATCGTGCAGGATAAATAGGAAGGGGTTGACGTGGGTGAGTGAGTTGGGTTTGTGAAGAACATTTCCGATTCCAAAAGAGTAGAGGCATAAAGAAGAGTGATTTAGAGAAGTGGCGTTACCATTGGTGGCATAAAAATTATCGAGCATGCAGTGAGAGGAAGAGTCCGGGGATCTGAGCATTTCCATGGGAGTCAACGAAAACGTAAGCCAATTTGTGGCACCGGCCATGGTTTTTGTGTGTCGCTACACTTCGACCAGATCAGCAAAACAAGGACAGTTTCAGAAACGGGTTTTCTGTCGAAAAAAACAAATGAcccaacaaacaaacaaacaaacaagaaCAACCCCGAAACTGAAATCACCTCTCTCCAGTCACAGCTCAAGGCGTTGCACTGTGTatctttgtgtgtgtgtgtgagagcgATAGACAGAGCTATCCCAGCCCCACCATGCTTATAGTACTGCTACTCATAAATAgatgaaagaaattaaaataaggtTGTGAGGGTTGGTGATGGGTTAGAATGAAATTGGCTAAGAATGCATGCAAGAACAGTTTCTTGAATCAAAAGGAGTTTTtaataaagagagagaaaaaaaaagcttaGAAGGGAAGATGAGTTGAGTGGAAAGAGCAAGGTGTTGGTTTATAAGGGGTGGGTTTAGCGGTCTTGCCTGTCAACAGAGAGAGATTGAGTGTTACTTTTcacatacaaaaattaagtcTAACTTTAAAAAATCAGTTTcactttgaaaaaataaattttcttttctttttattattagtattattgttctTAACAGAAGAAAATTGTCTGACAAGAAAGAAGGTTACCAAAGATGCGGGCTGgcaaaaaattgaagaatttgGCAGGGTTCCTAAGCAAATTACCAAAATAGCCTTACTTTTTgtgtaaaaatagtttttaaataggGAAAAAACGATTCGTTTTAGTCCCACACATGTCTTGCATGCAGATGCAGACTCCTTGTTTACACTCTTTCAGTAATTACTCTATTTAGATGAATGCGTTACGGACCATAATATcattaaacaaatacaaagtttaaggtttaattataaacttcttctcttaacaaaattaataatcttgttctaatgtaaaataaaatcataaaattgttatttatagTTCTGTCAATATATATTCTTGCAAAGCCtgatattttcttaattttctagattttgTACTCTCTTCTTACTCCTGTAGTTTTTTTTGTTCTAAGCTTAAGTCATTGTTACATTAAATGTTCATAAAAGACTCCAACTATTGTATCTGGATTCACTGTTTATATACTACTTATGAACCTTTACTCTGTAGACCTAATTAAGCTCAACTATTTAATAATCTTCATTATGTAATTTAATCTGAGGTTATTAATCTAATTAcaatatttgttaattaatgTCTTGGTGAAGGTCATTGACAATGGTTTGATACATTGTGTGTTAAACCCGAAAGATAATAATTCTCAGTGTTGATAAGTTAACTGTCCCCATAAGTAGTAACTCTaccatatatattattagttaataataaattcattttgaatttatattttctaaattaactttctgaataatacttttatcctttttatgTGTTTATCCAACTAACCtctttatttttgataaatattattttattctaaaaataattaatgcaaaaattaattatggattaaacttttaaaaaccaattaacatatttttttttttaatttgaatctaATAAGTTGCaaactttattttgaaattcacCACTAAATTGAAAAGTCCccttaaaaatatcatatactgCATCggttaaaatttttttctatctatttatttattaagttcAATTTAAcccctttattttaaaatggttTAGTTTGATAGCTAATCAATATAAACTAAATCAATGACCATAAATTGGAATGTATGATCCAGTTGTTTACACTCTATACACACTAAAAATACAAAACCCGCTCTATAAAAAAGAActaagatatataaatatttaaataaatccataatattatataatactaaaaacttaaacaattaatattaatatttatttacattatattaaatagttatacattatattaatatattatgttaaattaatattgatgaaataattatattaaaatgataattattattaatatattgtttttcttaGTAACCTCGgaacttaataaatttttattttataatatatttttaaataaaaacaccaaaataaaaaccagtgaaagttttaaattttacaattttaacttacattttttaaaataaaatatataaaacattatttttttaatttaaaacaatgaatttttttcctttttgtacacattttatctttaattatattcttaaacTAAAAACTATAAACTTGTcatgtatattaaaattgatcacATACCAACATTATAATGCACTATAAGTCACTAACCTTTTTATTAAGTATAAACATTATGGGTTAGAAGTGACTTTTTGTCACCGTCTCGTAAGAAATTTCAAAGCACTAActtcttattaataaaataccataatacaaaatatttttttatagttctTTTTCTGTAACTACAGTTATCTACAAGAATATACAGATTAGTGTGTGGGTATGTGTTTCTACTAATACAACTAATATTTtaccatattttatattttttattatattttttaattaaaaaatatataaattaatcatatatCAAAACTAATTATTCATATCAACgtcatatatattataaa contains:
- the LOC114176637 gene encoding AP2-like ethylene-responsive transcription factor AIL6 gives rise to the protein MAGATNWLTFSLTPMEMLRSPDSSSHCMLDNFYATNGWTNSKGLMDSESENQPLVVPKVEDFLENQTETQQDDSSLTQIYDHGSAAVYFGDQQDLNAIPGFQPFSGTNSSPELDDSASDKTTRVAPAELGAHSGESSKGALSLCDAAAHEKAIIAVEFATPKKVSQTIGQRTSIYRGVTRHRWTGRYEAHLWDNSCRREGQARKGRQVYLGGYDKEEKAARAYDLAAIKYWGPTATTNFPISNYTKELEEMKHAGKQEFIASLRRKSSGFSRGASAYRGVTRHHQQGRWQARIGRVAGNKDLYLGTFATEEEAAEAYDIAAIKFRGASAVTNFEMNRYDVENILNSSLPVGGVAKRLKLSSPESEKKNLVGSTNEQPQGTNESSTINFSAIQPVASIPYDSANAYPQNLLHHFHHSSGGSSSVQESAAIVTNATSLTILPPPPVPGFFLWPPQSF